Genomic DNA from Pigmentiphaga litoralis:
GGAAAGGCCAATAACAAGGATAATGCTATAGAAGAGCATGACGTGCCTGAGGACGTTACTGCGCACCGCTAGGTGAACTACCAAAACTCACTATGCGAGATTGGTTCACAGGGATCAAATAGAATCGACAAACGGGAGTTAACGTTTAATCCAGCCCATAGGAACCTTCCAATACTTTCAAAGGGTATTACATCAGCGAAGGTATTGATCGCCAGCTTCCACTTTCGGGCAAACGGGCTATTCAGCTTGACAGGCCAGCAAACGTTTCAGATTGAACATTCTCGGAAAGCACGGCTCAACTGCACTGACACTGATATGAAGCAGGCATCACTCAACCGCTTGTTAACGACCAAGTGCGCGTCTGAATGTGGTACGCAATTTTCCCAGCTTTTCCGCTGCGACTGGATCACGTCCACCGGCCCACAAAATCTGTCTAACAAAAACAAATATCAGCAGTAGAAAACCGGCGATAAATGTTGCAGCTACGGCAATAGTGGCGCGCTTAGGCTTTGACTTCAATTCAGGTGGATTTGCGACGTCGACCACCTGGATGGACGCGCCCTCGCGGCTTTCGTCGATCTTCGCTGTTTCGAACTGGCGGGCGAACAAGTCGAACAAGGTCTCCTGGTACTTGAACTCACGGTACTTGGCGATGTAATCATTGCCCCCGACATTCCCTGCGGGCTGCTCACGCTCGGCCTTGGATAGCTGATTCCGAAGCGCCGACAACTCGGCTTGCGCCTGACGAAATTCCGGGGCCGTCTCGGTCAGATAGCTGCGCATTGCCGCGAGCCTGACCTCTTGCGCAGTCACCTGCGCGCGCAGGCGGGCCGGGCCTTCCAGCGCGGTGGACGGGTTCGCGTTCAATGCCGATGGGCTCACGCCGCTGGCGGCAAGGGCCTGTTCGGCGCGGATCAGGTTTTCTTTGGTGGACGCGAGCTGCTTCTCGAAGAACACGCGTCGCTGCTGGGCTTCCGTAATGGCAAGCCTGTTCAACAGCTCACCCAGCTCGGCCACGTACGTGTTAGCCACATTCGCTGCAAACTTCGGATCATGATCATCGAATTCGACGGTGATCAGGCCATCCTTGCCTGCATTGATGCGCGTGTTGCCATCAAGCGTCTTGCGGGTGGACTGCCGGTATTCCTGCTCATAGCGTTCCATCAATGCAAACTTGTCGATCAGGGCATCCTGCACCGTGTTGGTTCGCAGAAAGGCAACGTATTGGTCGGACGGATTCTTGATGCCCGCCGCAGCGCCTGCGAGGCCCCCCAGGCCGCCCAATGACTGCAGCATTCCAAGCGCCGCGCTCTGTTGCTGTTGCGGAGGAAGGAACTTTGCAGTCGCAGTGAACGTGGGAGTGATCGCGAAGCTGATGGCCAACGCGATTACGCCGACCAAAAGGGGTCCCAGGATCAGCAGACGCAGGTTTTCCGCGATGACCTGCATGACGTCTATCAGGCTCAACTCGTCGTCGTTGGCAAGATAATCGCCAGGAACGCTGCCTGCGGGCTTGTTGATGGTGCTTTCGGTCATTACTTTACAAGTCCCTGATCACGCTAAGCGCCGCGACGCCAAGTCCGAGCTGCGAGAAGATCTGCGTCCAGTCTTTGAGCTGTCTTGCGACAAAGTTGCCTGTGGTCTCGCGATCCAGCTTTTCAGGAACGACGATGGTGTCGCCGGGCATCAGTGCCACCGACTCGACGCCACTGCTGAAGAATCCAGTGCTGGAGGCAAGGATGCTGCCGTCAGCACGGACCACGAACATCTGCTTCAGATCCGCTTCGGGCCGCACGCCCGCGGACTTGATGACCTCACCCACGGTACGGCCGTTCTTGTAGATGAAGACGTTTTCGTTGTTGATGGCTCCCACGGCCGAGACAAAGCTCGGCACGGTTGGCACCATGACGCGGTCCCCGTCTTCCAGCGGCAGGTCAGGTAACGAAGCAATGCTCATCGACGGATTGCCCGCGCTCATTTCCAATGCGATACGGCCATTGCTGCGCAGCTTGCGAAGCGCTTCAAGCTGCGAGCGCGCCAGCGCCTGCTGCTGCTGAGCCACGGCCGCCTGCGCGGCGGCATCAGCTGTATTCCGGTTCGCCATGATGTACAGGATCTGGCTTTGCTGTTGCGATTCCAGACGGCGGATCAACAAGTCCAGGTTTTGCTGCTGCTTCTGGCGAACCGATTCCCGATCGATTTCGATTCCATACACATATGCCTGGGGCGTCGTTCCGCCGACACGCTGGATCAGCTGACCCATGGTTTCGCCGGGCAGCACCTCGTAGATGCCTGGCGCGCTGACCTCACCTTCCACGCGAACCAGCCGGGTGCGTTTCTCGGCGGGAAGCCTGAGATCGTTCTGGCTGAGAATCGTGACCACGTCACCCGGCTGCAGCACCAGGTTCTGGCTTTCGTCGCCCTGGAGCACAGCACGGCCCAGATTGAACGGAATCAACTGCGTGCGCAGCTTGTCACGGTCAAGCCGTTCGACCACGGCGTAGTCCCAATTGATTTCATCGACCATGCTCCGCACCCGGCGGTCCACCTGATTACCGGCCTTGGTGGCGTCGGAGCCAAGCGCTTCAGCGTTCTGAACCAGCAGATTCTTGCGAACGTAATAGTCGGCGGTGATGAGGGCGTCGCGTTCGGGAATCAGATCTCGAACCTTCATACCCTTGAACCAGCGATAACGCAGCGGCGCTGCCACGTTGCCCTGCAGCGTGACGGCATTTGCGAATGCCGGGCTGATACCCAGCAACGTCACGATGTCGCCATCGCGAAGCGGCGTCGCCAGGCCAGCGTTATCCAACGCAAGATCCTGCACTTGCCTTGGCGGATTCTGTTGGGGCGCGACCCGCTCGATCAACGCTTTGTGGGAAGTTGCCAAAGTAGGAACGCCGCCCCCCAGCGCAAGTATGTCACCCAGCGAGTTGCCAACACTTTGCCCAGGCTTCAGCTCATAGATGGCCGCGTTATCCAACGCGCCTGCAATGGCTACCCGTGGCCCGACGGGTGGAATGACGATGACGTCGCCCGAGGCGAGCGGTACATCGCGCCCTTTCTCACCCCGACCGATGAAGTCATACAGGTCGAAAGTGGTGACCACCTTGCCGCCGCGCTTCAACTCGATGTTGCGCATGCTGCCATTGGCGTTCGGCCCGCCACTTGCGAATAGCGCGTTGACAAGCGTGCCGAGACTCGACAGGTTATACGTGCCAGGCTGCTGAGCCTGCCCAACGACATACACCTGGATGGAGCGCAATTTGCCGAGGCTCGCATTCAGGTTGAAGTTCGTAAAGGTCTTGCCAATGCTTTGCCGGAGGACTGCTTCCACGTCTGCGACGCGCGTTCCAGCCAGGTTCACAACGCCCACGCGCGGGATGCTTGCCTGCCCGTTGCGGTCGATCGTGACGCTGCCCTTGTAATCGACGCCGCCCCAGACCTGGACCTGCAGCTCATCGCCCGGACCAAGAACGTAATCGTCGCGCGCGGGCGCGCCGCCGTCTGGCGAGTAAGTCACCTGAGGCAGGTCAAACAGATCCTGTCCATAAACGGGCAGGAGGCGGCCGGTCGACTGCTGTACAAACTGCTGAAACTGGCTGATCTGCCGCTGGCGGGCCGGTGCATTCCCGTCTTTTTTCCCGCGCCGGGATGCGTCCGGGCCTTGCTCGCCGTTCATGTCGAGATCTTGCGGCCCACGCGAATCACGCAACGTGTTGGGGCCGGAGTCCAGCGAGTTGTTTCCCGCGCCCATGGGGGAAGTGCCAACTCCCATTCCGGGGACGTTATTGGCCCCGGTGGACGTTCCCGTACCGATCCCGCTGTTCGTCGCGCTTGTTGCCCGGGCTCCGTTCATCCCTGAACCGGTGACCGAACTGGGAGAAACGTAGGTGCCCCCGCCGGAAGTCGGCGCAGTGCTGCCCAAGCCATTCAACGAAAACTGCGCGAAGGCAGACGTACTGACCAGTGCAGCAAGTACGGCTGCAACTGTGCCGCGAAGCGGGCGGTGAAGGTAGGTGTAGGTCATTATCTGCAGAAGAATGCGTCCCATCACCGTAGGATTGGACACAACGGTGACGGGAGAATTGTGGATTCGGACGAACGACGCAATTTGATCGGGTTGTTGCTCTGACAGCGATGCTCACCAACCGACACGCCCGGATGACTAACCCTCGTCCTGTCGGAGCAAGGCGTAAGGAGCAGTGCCGGGAACACGTGAAGGCTGTAATCTGACCGAGCATCAGACACTCGCAAAAGCGGCTGTCTTCGCGCGATGGGGAGTTTATCAGAGGGCTGGCGGAATTCATTATCACAATCCGCTAGTGCCGGTGAAGCCGTCCTTTGCGGGGATTGCTGCACCATCCGAGCACGCCTCAAGCTTGACAACGCAGCTACGCCTGATTCCGACTCATTTTCCTTGTACCAGTCGGTTCGCCGCGTTCCGCACGCGGACAAGTTTTTCGCGTAATTCCGGTCAATCAATTGTCTTCCGCCCGTTTGTTGTAGATTCCCGGCTTTTAATTTGTGTCCTATTGTTTAAGCTGCACGTGAAACCCCACAGCCTCTTACAAATTCACTGAGTAGCGGCCACAAGCCAAGCCGTTCATCGCAAAATCACGCATCCCCAAAAAGAGCGCTTTCATGAATCCTGTCCGTAAAGCCGTATTTCCCGTCGCCGGCCTTGGCACCCGTTTCCTGCCCGCCACCAAGGCAATTCCAAAGGAAATGCTGCCCGTCGTCGACAAGCCACTGATCCAGTACGCAGTTGAAGAAGCCATTGCAGCAGGTATCACCGACCTGATCTTTGTGACCGGTCGGAGCAAGCGCGCAATCGAAGACCACTTCGATACGATGCCCGACCTGGAAGCCGAACTGACCGCCAAGGGCAAGCATGAGCTGCTCGAGATCGTGCGCGGCATCCTTCCCGCCAACATTAATTGCATCTTTATTCGCCAACCCGCTCCGCTTGGGCTGGGTCATGCCGTCCTGTGCGCTGAACCTGCGGTTGGCAACGAGCCTTTCGCTGTGCTGCTGCCGGATGACCTGCTCGATGCCGACGTGTCTGTCACCAAGCAACTGGTCGATGTGGCTCGCGCAAACAACGGTAGCGTGCTGGCGGTTCAGGACGTCGAACGCAAGGACACGTCCAAGTACGGCATCGTGGACACCCACGAAGCGGCTGGCGCCACGGCAGAAGTGTTCGGCATGGTCGAAAAGCCCAAGCCCGAGGAAGCACCTTCCACTCTGGCAGTCGTTGGCCGCTATGTGCTGGAAGGCGAGATTTTCGACCACCTGCGCAAGATCGGCAAAGGCGCCGGCGGCGAGATCCAGCTGACGGACGGCATTGCCGCCCTGATGAATGCCCAACGCAAAGTATTTGCTCACCGCTACGAAGGCAAGCGCTACGACTGCGGCAACAAGGCGGGTCTGTTCGAAGCAACAGTTGCGCTCGGCCGCAAGTACCACGGCTTCGAGTGAGGGCTCGGGCGGGCGCTTCCTTTACACTGCAGCTTGTCTAGACCTGCGCTGTCCAAGTGAAAACTGCCCGCCGCTACCTCGCCACTGAGATCTACCGCTCGTCCGCCGTCGTGCTCATTGCACTGGTGGGCCTGTTCACGTTTTTTGCGCTTGTGGACGACCTGGATAAGGTCGGCCGCGGCGACTTCAAGATCTACCACCTGCTCTTTCTTGAGCTGCTGGCCCTTCCCACCCGCCTGTACGACATTCTGCCGATCGGCTTGTTGATCGGTTCGATCCTTGCGCTTGCTGGGCTGGCTCAGCGGCATGAGTTGGTGATCTTGCGAGTGTCTGGCATCAGCGGGATGCGGATGCTGGTGATGCTGTGGATCGTGACGATCCCGGTGGTCATTTTTGCGCTGATCCTGGCTGAATTCCTGACGCCGGCCGCCGAGCTTAAATTGAGCGAAGCAACCTTGTCGCTGACCGGCAGCGCCGGCAAGAATGCCGGGGTATTGCGCAGCGGCTACTGGTTCAAGGAAACCACGCCCGAGGGTGACCGGATCATCAACGTGGGCGCGCTGCAGTCCGGCGGTGGGGCACTGACGATCACGCTGTATGACTTCAATGCTGAAAGACAACTGACGTCGACGGTCACCGCTGTGAGTGGCGCTTTTGGTACAGGCGAGCTTTCGTTGAAGGATGTGACGGTCAACACTATCAGCCCAGAGACTGAGTCCGCGTTGGCCAAAGGTTCGCGTGCAACGACGCCGCCGGTGGTGGTTACCAAGGAAGCGACGCGCTCCGTCCCAACGTCTCTGACGCCAGAATTGCTGTTTGCCCGGGTCCTAACACCTGAGCGAATGTCTTTCATCGACCTCTTTGACTACATCGGATACCTGAGCGCAAATCACCTTGTGGCGGAGCGCCAGATCGTAGCTGTGTGGCGTAAGCTGATTTACCCCTTCACGTTGTTGGTGATGGTGACGATCGCGGCGCCGTTGGGCTTCATGCAAACGCGCCGCGGCGGCGTGGGCGCAAAGGTGTTCCTGGGAATTTTGCTGGGCGTCGGGTTTTTCATGCTGAATCAGCTGTCATTGAACGTCGGCATGCTGAACAAGTGGCCGGCGTGGTTGACGGCAGTGGGGCCGAATGCGTTGGCCCTGGTGCTGGCGATGACGGCAGTGCTGATCGTTGAGTACGGCAGCACGATTTCGCGGCGATGGAAGGCGCTGCGGGGGTCGCGGGCATGAGCATCTGGGCGATCGGTGATCTGCAGGGCTGCTGCGACTCGCTGGACGCCTTGCTGGCGCGGCCCGAGATCGCCAATGATCCGCAAGCTCGTTTCTGGTTTGCAGGTGACTTGGTGAATCGGGGTCCGGCCTCGCTCAAGACGCTGCGTACGGTCATGGCGCTGGGCAACCGGGCAGTCAGTATCCTGGGCAATCACGACCTGCATCTGCTGGGCGTGGCGGCCGGGATCCGAAAGCCCGGAAAGTCGGATACGACGCAGGAAATCCTGGATGCGCCGGATGCGGACCAGTTGTTGGCGTGGATACGGTCGCGGCCATTGGCGCACTTTGAACGCGGGCACCTGATGGTGCACGCGGGCGTGTTGCCGGCGTGGACGGCGGCCCAGACGCTTGGGTTGGCGTCCGAGGTCGAATCCGCGTTGCGCGGACCGAAGTGGCGGGACTTTTTGACTCGGATGTACGGCAATGCGCCGGCGGCCTGGTCGGATAGCCTGCAAGGCCCGGATCGTTTGCGGGTGATCGTGAATGCGTTGACGCGCATGCGCTATTGCACGCTGGACGGCACGATGGACTTTGACGCCAAGGACGCGGCGGGCGATGCGCCTGCCGGCCATGTGCCATGGTTTGACGTGCCGGGCCGCGCAACGGCGTCGGTCACTGTCGTGTTCGGCCATTGGTCGACTCTGGGCCTGGTACGCCAGCCTGGAGTCCTGGGCCTGGACACCGGCTGCGTGTGGGGGGGACAACTGACGGCGGTGCGGCTGGATGACCGGCAGCTCGTCCAGGTTCAATGTCCGCAGTATCGAGTTCCTGGTTGATTCGAAGGTCTGAGACCTTTTCTTAAAAATATTCTTGCGGAGCTTTGCTTCATGATCCCCGTAATCCTGTCAGGCGGTTCCGGTACGCGCCTCTGGCCTCTGTCTCGCGCGCTGCATCCCAAGCAATTCATCAAGTTGCTGGATGATGTCAGCCTGTTCCAGGGCACGCTTGAGCGCTTGCGCGGCCTGTCGACGGGGGCTCTGGCTCCCATCATCGTGAGCAATGAAGCGCACCGTTTCATCGTGGCCGAACAATGCCGTGCGATCGACGTCAACCCGCAGGCCATCCTGCTGGAGCCGGTCGGCCGCAATACCGCGCCAGCCATTGCCGCTGCCGCGATTGCCGCAACGGCCAAGGGCGATGACCCTATCCTGCTGGTGCTGGCTGCTGACCACGCCATCAAAGACATCCCCGCGTTCGAAGCTTCGATCCGCGCCGGTCAACCTGCTGCCGAAGCCGGCAAGCTCGTGACCTTCGGCATCGTGCCGACGGCGGCCGAGACGGGCTACGGCTACATCCGCGTGGGCGAACCGACGACGACGATGAGGCCGATTGCCGTCGAAGCCTTCGTTGAAAAGCCCAATTCCGAGACAGCCCAGGAATACGTGTCGGGTGGCCGCCACCTGTGGAACAGCGGCATGTTCATGTTCAAGGCCTCGGTGATCCTGGCTGAGCTGGAACAGCACTGCCCGGCCGTGCTGGCTGCAGCGCGCGCTGCGTTCGATGCCGCCAAGACCGACCTGGATTTCATCCGCCTGGACAACGCGCAGTTCTCGGCTTCGCCCGACGACTCGATCGACTATGCCGTGATGGAAAAGACGGACAAGGCCATGGTCGTGCCGATGGACGCCGGCTGGAGCGATGTTGGCGCCTGGGGCTCGGTGTGGGCGACGTTGGATCGCGACGAGTCGAACAACGCACTCAAGGGCGACGTGATTACGGCTAACGTCACGAACAGTTATATTCACGCTGAGCACCGACTGGTGGCTGGCCTGGGACTGGACAACATGGTGATCGTTGAGACGTCGGATGCTGTGATGGTTGCGCCGATGGACCGTGTTCAGGACGTGAAGAAACTGGTTGATCAACTGAAGGCCAAGAAGCGGTCGGAAGTGACGGCGCACCGGGAAGTGTTCCGTCCTTGGGGCTCGTACGATTCGATCGACAACGGTGGGCGCTATCAGGTGAAGCGGATTACCGTGAAGCCGGGTCAGAAGCTGTCGGTGCAGATGCACCACCACCGTGCCGAGCACTGGATTGTGGTGTCGGGTACAGCTACGGTGCTGTTGGGCGACAAGGAAATCCTGCTGACGGAAAACCAGTCGACCTACATTCCGGTTGGTGTGGTGCACGCGCTGGAAAACCCGGGCAAGATCCCGCTTGAACTGATCGAAGTGCAGTCGGGTGCGTATTTGGGTGAGGACGATATTGTCCGGTTCGAGGATCGTTACGGCCGCGCATAAACCTAAAGACCGGTTTTCGAGTTGCGCAGTTAAAAGCCCAGTGTCCTAACGGACCTGGGCTTTTTGTTGAAGCGTCGTCACCTGCTTGTCGGAGTGCATCCCGCAATTAAGCGCGGCGCCAATTGGCAACCACAGCATCAATGACGTATTGCTGTTCAGTCTCCAAAAGTGTCGGATAGAGCGGCAACGACAACGTGGCATTTCCAATGGCCTCGGCATTAGGAAGCGCACCCAAAGAAATCCCCAATTTTTCTTTTAGATAAGTCAGGGTGTGAATAGCGCGATAATTAACCGCCGTACCGATACCGGCCGTCTTGAGATCAACCAACATCGCATCGCGACGCTGTCCATGAGCTGCAACACTATCGACAATCTGTATGGTAAAGAGATGGTGCGAACTCTGTCCGCAACGCTTAACCAATCCGATCTCCAGGACACGGCTGCTCAATTCCGCCTCGTATCGATTCGCAAGCTGCTCACGCTTTTCGCGTTTAGTTTCTGCCTTCGGAAGCTGAGCCATAAGCACCGCCGCATCTAAGTCTGTCATATTGGCCTTATAGCCGAGTTCCACCATATCCCAGTGCTGATGCACCGATAGATGCCTGTCGCTCGCAGATCGCGACATCCCATGGTTGCGCAGGCGCCGGAGCCGATCGGCCAAAGTCGAATTTCTAGTCGAAATTGCTCCGCCATCACCGGAAGTCAGGTTTTTGGTTGCATAAAACGAAAAAACCGCGCAGTCACTAAGATCACCTGGACGTACACCATCGCGCTCCATCTCCACACCATGCGCCGAATCTTCCACAATAAACAACGAGTGCCTGTTCGCGATGTCATATAACGCTCGCATATCGGCAAGTTGACCATAGAGGTGGACAGGCAAAATACCCACTGTCCGAGGGCTAATGGCTGCCTCGACGGCCCGCGGCTCGATCAATCCTGTCGTCCGTTCGACATCCACCAAAACTGGGCGAGCACCCAGATGCAATATGGCGCTAGCAGTCGCGGCGAAGGTCATCGCCGTGGTGATCACTTCATCGCCGGGTCCGACACCGAGTGCCTTGAGCGCCAGCAGCAATCCCATTGAACAACTATTGGTTCCGACGACATGGGGTGCAATAGACGTGCTGCCGGGCACCCCTTCAAGACCACGCACCAAGAACTTGGCGAGTTCCTCCTCGAAGGCTTCCACCTTGGGTCCCAAAGTCAAGAAAACCGTGTCGAGCACCTGCCGCCACGCCACCGCTTCGTCAACTCCCATCTGATGCCGGTAAAACTCGACTTTCATTACGCGATGCTGGCTTCAGGAACCGACACTACGGGCAGCATAAGGCCGAGACCTGATTGAGCAAACAACGCGCGGTAGTGTCGCACCGTGTTCGACCGCTCATCATTAAGATCCACCTTTCCAGAACCGATTGCCTCGATGACCTCATGTATTCCCTGCTTGACCGACGTTGAAGCTGAGAATCCCAACTCAGTCTTTGCCGCGGCGAAATCTACATTATAGTTTCTTGAATCGCGACATTGCTTGCTGTACGCAATAACTGACCCTGGCAAGCAGAGCTGTATATCGATGGCCAAATCTCGAATCTGCCAGTTATTTTCTCCCACACCGATGTTGAACACCCTGTTCGAAACAAGCCTCGAAGGCGCATTCAGCGCAATAATAAACGCCGATGCCGCATCACCCACGTGTACAAAAGGCCGCCACTGAAGGCCATCACCATCGACACATATTTTCCCCTCCGCGTATGCGGATTTCACCATGGCATTCAATGCGAGGTCGAATCTCATGCGGGGTGACACGCCAAAAAGGGTTCCGAGCCTAAGAACGACCGGTTGAAAAATTCCACTGGAGCACCGGCCTTTCGCTAAAAGCAGCTGCTCAATCTTTAGTTTAGACTGTGCATACAAGGTCTGCGGAGAGCACTGCGTCGCCTCCGTCATCTGCAGGCGTTCGCCATATCCGTAAACCGAGCATGAAGACGCATACACATATCGTCGTACGCCTACCGTCAAGGCCAGTTCAATCAGCCGCGAAGCGCCGCCGACATTTATGGCAGTCGTAACAGCCGGATCGAGGTCACACGCTGGATCGTTGGAAATGCCACATAGATCAACGACCGAATCAACGCCTTCAAGTACTGAATCATCGACATCGCGTATATCGGCTCGTACTAACTTCAGTGACCCTCGCTTCGCCGATGCGGTTGCCGCAAGACTATCGCCAAAGAAAAACCGGTCTAGTACTACGACGCTGTATCCCGCTTCAACCAGCAGCGGAACCAAGATACTGCCGACATATCCAGCTCCACCAGCAACCAACACCTTTCCGCCGGGTGACCTGGCAGCAGAGAATTCATTCATGCTTACTTTCTCGATGATTTAGGTGGTGGTATCAGTCCACAGCTGATGCGAACCTAGGCAGGACTTTTCGACGGAAGCGATTATCAACTACTAGAAATACTAGACGAGCAAACGCGACACATACAACGAATTCCACCGCGATCCACAAAGAAAGGGGAACGCGATCACCACTCTTTCGAATGAGATAAGAAAAAACGATGACCAGCGGGTAATGAGTCAAGTAAAGTGGGTAGGCAATGTTCCCTAGCCAGTGGCAGATACGGGTGTAACGATCACCTGCATGCGCAAGACTCCCCCACATCAAAATAATCGGGAAAATTATTGTAATAGCGATGCTTTCATAGATCCAACGAGAAACGGGCAGGGACGTCAGAAGGACTGCCGCAAGGAGAAAGTGCGGAATCACCGCGTAAATTCCACCGACGCCAAGCCGGCAGCTAAAACATCGATAGATCAAAACGCCGCAGAAGAACGGGAAAAACGCCCGCACTAACGCTAAGGGAATAAACACAGGCAAAGGCAATGAAAACCCTGCGACTGTGGCCATGTAATGGTGGGAATGATCTCCGATATGACTCCAGTTCATTCCCCCAGTGACCGCACCGAAAACAAAACACTGATAGGTGGCGGCTGCCGCGCCAGCTATAACCAGAATTACCAGTAGGGACTTTCTCATATTCACAAAGAAAGCTCCAAACAGAAAAACCATCGACAACTCGGCCATTATCGACCAAGTAACACCATTAAACGGATAAATAAAATCCCACGTGTCAGTCAGCGCGAAAGGTGAAGGCACTAAAAAAACCGACAAAGCCAAATTAATCGCAACCACAATCCAGTTGACGCTTTCGGCCAACATTGAAACTTTCAACAAATAAACGCTGAACCCAAGTGCAAGACCCAGTAAAATCGCGGGGTAGTAGTTCGCTGCACGTACAAGAAATAGCTTGCGACCAGAGACTTGACTTGATGCCTGAGCAGCATAATATGAGGTAATACAATACCCACTAAGCATGAAAAAGAAATCTACTGCTAAGCCTGCATGAGGGATAATGTATTCCCGCTCCAAACCAACGAGAAAGTGCAGGACTAGAATTACGATTGATGCAGTTCCACGGAGGCCATCAAGAACTGGAGACGGTTTGACCATTTATCTTCTCATCGATGGCATTAGTAACTTAAAGGACAACATCCTCGGAACCCGGTATTCCGCATAACATTCTCACACAAACGTCCCGCACTGCTCAACTTTTGTTCTTAGCCTAGCGACTGAGCGGAGATGCCGTCTACTCTTGTCCTGCACTGCAAGGATGGAGGTATCCACTGCATGACAAGCGGTCAGCGAAATGCTACTGGCAAACCCACCTTGTACGTTGAAGATAAGTCGGCAGGGAAGCCACGCGCCGGGGAAGCTTTATCTTGTTTTCCGCACGAACTCCCCCTCGACCACCTGCTCCCGGATCGCCCGCCGCGTCTTCTCCGACAACTCGTGCCGCGATCCGTAGCCGGATTCGCTATCCGACCGGCGGATGGGCTGCAGGTATACGACGTCTACCGACACCCCACTCTCCCCCAGCACCCGCCACGCGTTGGCGATCAACGATTCGTCTCCCACATACGCGGCGAAGCTGCTGCGTTGGCCGCGCAATCGGTAGCGCAAGGCCACCGGCTGTATGGCCACGCCGGATTGCAAGGCCGGTTCAAATAACCCCGCATGGAAGGGCAGCACGTCCATTCCGTCTGACGTGGTGCCTTCCGGGAATAATCCGACCAGCTGATGCGTTTCAAATCGGCGGCCCATTTGAATGCCGACATTCGTTACGGCTTTGCGGTTTCCGCGTTCGATGAATATCGTGCCAACCAGGGCGACCAGCCAACCCAATATGGGCCACTGCCGGATTTCGCGTTTGGCCACGAATATCGTGGCGCGGCGGCTGCA
This window encodes:
- a CDS encoding acyltransferase family protein; the encoded protein is MVKPSPVLDGLRGTASIVILVLHFLVGLEREYIIPHAGLAVDFFFMLSGYCITSYYAAQASSQVSGRKLFLVRAANYYPAILLGLALGFSVYLLKVSMLAESVNWIVVAINLALSVFLVPSPFALTDTWDFIYPFNGVTWSIMAELSMVFLFGAFFVNMRKSLLVILVIAGAAAATYQCFVFGAVTGGMNWSHIGDHSHHYMATVAGFSLPLPVFIPLALVRAFFPFFCGVLIYRCFSCRLGVGGIYAVIPHFLLAAVLLTSLPVSRWIYESIAITIIFPIILMWGSLAHAGDRYTRICHWLGNIAYPLYLTHYPLVIVFSYLIRKSGDRVPLSLWIAVEFVVCVAFARLVFLVVDNRFRRKVLPRFASAVD
- a CDS encoding lysophospholipid acyltransferase family protein codes for the protein MHLLRFLIRIVGVIAWILLGFVILLGYYQWASISRRDALYKWWSTVLLRICGVRVDVIGEPLAFGSGLLVANHVSWIDIFVLCSRRATIFVAKREIRQWPILGWLVALVGTIFIERGNRKAVTNVGIQMGRRFETHQLVGLFPEGTTSDGMDVLPFHAGLFEPALQSGVAIQPVALRYRLRGQRSSFAAYVGDESLIANAWRVLGESGVSVDVVYLQPIRRSDSESGYGSRHELSEKTRRAIREQVVEGEFVRKTR
- a CDS encoding NAD-dependent epimerase/dehydratase family protein, giving the protein MNEFSAARSPGGKVLVAGGAGYVGSILVPLLVEAGYSVVVLDRFFFGDSLAATASAKRGSLKLVRADIRDVDDSVLEGVDSVVDLCGISNDPACDLDPAVTTAINVGGASRLIELALTVGVRRYVYASSCSVYGYGERLQMTEATQCSPQTLYAQSKLKIEQLLLAKGRCSSGIFQPVVLRLGTLFGVSPRMRFDLALNAMVKSAYAEGKICVDGDGLQWRPFVHVGDAASAFIIALNAPSRLVSNRVFNIGVGENNWQIRDLAIDIQLCLPGSVIAYSKQCRDSRNYNVDFAAAKTELGFSASTSVKQGIHEVIEAIGSGKVDLNDERSNTVRHYRALFAQSGLGLMLPVVSVPEASIA
- a CDS encoding mannose-1-phosphate guanylyltransferase/mannose-6-phosphate isomerase, yielding MIPVILSGGSGTRLWPLSRALHPKQFIKLLDDVSLFQGTLERLRGLSTGALAPIIVSNEAHRFIVAEQCRAIDVNPQAILLEPVGRNTAPAIAAAAIAATAKGDDPILLVLAADHAIKDIPAFEASIRAGQPAAEAGKLVTFGIVPTAAETGYGYIRVGEPTTTMRPIAVEAFVEKPNSETAQEYVSGGRHLWNSGMFMFKASVILAELEQHCPAVLAAARAAFDAAKTDLDFIRLDNAQFSASPDDSIDYAVMEKTDKAMVVPMDAGWSDVGAWGSVWATLDRDESNNALKGDVITANVTNSYIHAEHRLVAGLGLDNMVIVETSDAVMVAPMDRVQDVKKLVDQLKAKKRSEVTAHREVFRPWGSYDSIDNGGRYQVKRITVKPGQKLSVQMHHHRAEHWIVVSGTATVLLGDKEILLTENQSTYIPVGVVHALENPGKIPLELIEVQSGAYLGEDDIVRFEDRYGRA
- a CDS encoding DegT/DnrJ/EryC1/StrS family aminotransferase, with translation MKVEFYRHQMGVDEAVAWRQVLDTVFLTLGPKVEAFEEELAKFLVRGLEGVPGSTSIAPHVVGTNSCSMGLLLALKALGVGPGDEVITTAMTFAATASAILHLGARPVLVDVERTTGLIEPRAVEAAISPRTVGILPVHLYGQLADMRALYDIANRHSLFIVEDSAHGVEMERDGVRPGDLSDCAVFSFYATKNLTSGDGGAISTRNSTLADRLRRLRNHGMSRSASDRHLSVHQHWDMVELGYKANMTDLDAAVLMAQLPKAETKREKREQLANRYEAELSSRVLEIGLVKRCGQSSHHLFTIQIVDSVAAHGQRRDAMLVDLKTAGIGTAVNYRAIHTLTYLKEKLGISLGALPNAEAIGNATLSLPLYPTLLETEQQYVIDAVVANWRRA